ACCGGCGCGGATCAGATGAGGCCATCAGAGGTGAAAACGGACACCGGAGAACCTAGCTACTACCTGAACTCAGCTAGCGGTTGGTTCTGAATTTCCTGACTGGCCGGGCGCCAATCATTGATCTCTCATCCCTCTCCCATTCATTTAGATACCGGTTGTCGAGCGTCCAGGTTCTGCAAGTTGCGGCGAACTGGAGATGAAGACCAAGGTTCAGAGTTCCAGCTCTCGTCGTCATCAGCATCCTTGCCGGGAATAAATTCAAGCTTGCTTGGTCCCGCCCCGCAacaccccgcccccccccccccccccccccccccccccccccccgatctGATCACGCAGGGCCACCACGCCTACCAGTGGAATCTGCTTGTGATAGATCTTGGGTTCAGTAATGCCCCTAGACCGAGCAAGAGATGGGAATGACGATGAAGAATCAAGTAAGGGAGAAAATAACTAATAACTAAAGGCAAGAAGCCACACTGGGAACGGAATGAAAAGCCTCGATCAAACAACTGAAGGCTATGGCTAGTGTGCACCCAGCAACATGCATGGGTGTATGGATGAACAAGCCCGATGGAGTCAAGTCAAGAGTGTCCAGCCCAGTACCGGACCCTTTCATTTGTACGTACGACCTGCATGCCGCAGGTGGCATCAGGGCCAGCCAGGGGCGGTGAACACACAGTGCATGTGCAATGGCAGTGTACTTCAAGAATCGATTGGGCGCCGCCTCTCTCCGATCCGTCACTGGATTAAAGAAACTGAAACCAAACCTGGCCTCGAATTaaaccccttgtttacttcccaagttgggaggtgccaaattggcattttgccataaatgcgacactatagcgttttgtttgtatttgtgaattattgtccaaatattgactaattaggctcaaaagattcgtctcgcaaagtacaacaaaactgtgcaattagtttttgatttcgtctacatttagtactccatacatgtaccgcaagtttgatgtgatgggaaatcttctttttgcatagtgtcaaagttgggagtttggagggaagtaaacaaggactATGGTTCCTGAACAATGCCTGACAGATGGAACAGTGGGGGCCTGGTTCCTCCCGACACGGCGGCCGGTGGCCTTAATTTGTTAGCGTGGAAATGTGGTTGAGATGGATCAGGTCCACAACTTGTTTGTGGATCGATGAGAACGCTAAACCAAAAGGTTCAGATCAGCTCCAATCCCAACTCTCTCAACATCTCCTTGCCGGGACTCAACTGAAAGCTTGCATTATTGCTTGCTCCCAGTAGTCCCAATAATGCAACCTTACGTGGGGTGCATGGATACAATTAagtacatgtcacatcggatatttggatactaattaggagtattaaatatagtctaattataaaactaattacacaaatggagtctaattcgcgagacgaatctattaagcctaattagtttatgatttgacaatgtggtgctacagtaaccatttgctaatgatggattaattaggcttaatagattcatctcgcgaattagtataggggttctgcagttagttttataattagctcatgtttagtcctcctaattagcgtccgaacatccaatgtgaccctcctaaagtatACCTCGCATCCAAACATCCCGTACTCTCTTATGATCAATAGCCTGACTTCTCTGTGGTCCATCTATCTCACAAGGCTGATCGACATTATGTATGTGTACTAGATGTCCTTGTTTTGTCTGGAGATATAACATTAGTGTGCAACTACTAGGTTACAGGGACAGGGGCAAGTACACCGCCTAAACCGTATAACAGCACAGTCTGCAGAGGTCATGGCAACCGATGCAATAATTTCGATGGACCACGGACATACAGGACGGTTTTGAATACATTCCACCGGTTCTGGGACCAATGCAAGAACGTATAGCCAGCTAGCTCAATCCAAAAATGCAATCACTAAATCTTGCCAATGTGTGTTGGCCAATGATCGATCGATTACTCCTTCCACTGAAAAATAATACGAATGCCATGCATATTTTACGAGTCGCAGCTTTGGGTATCTCCCCACCATCAAGTACGAACGATTTGTTCTACCAATGGGCTAAGCAAGGGGGTGTAATTCAAATCTATACTTATTGGCGCGAGCTGCAGTTTTATGTTGGGCAATATAGCCGACTAGAAATAATGTGGTTTTTGATGTATGCTGATCAAAATCTTTTTTAGGTACTATGTAAGGGAACACATTGGCTCCGGTTTTGGACAGTTGTAGTGAAGTGAAAAGCGATCGGGACCTCTTCATTTTAGCAAGTCGGTCCTTCAAGAGGGAAgcacttcatttttttttattttaaatagaTGGTCCTTTAATTTGAGAATTGGATTTTGAGTTGGTTTATTTGTTAAAAACTTTGCGTGATCGTAGAAAAAGCTACTTTATGTAATAATTGGGATTGATCCTCTTTGGCTGAGGAGGCTGAAGCCGGATTGctatccattatctaaaaaaatatattaccaTTTTGTGATTTCTTTGTAACGTTTTGGATCAACTGGGCGTGAATACTGCACTGACTGTGTGTTACAGAGAGATGCGACTATTGGCAaactatgtaaaaaaaaaagcaaagtaTTAACCCTGTATCTCCTTCTCTGAAAAACCCAAATAATAATAGAAAGTAACTCAGACAAGAGGAAGTAATGTCCAACACAATAGAGTTATATTAACAAAAGGCAGCTAGGCTCTGCTGATATTTGATGAAGCTACTCATGATCTATGATTTAAAAGCTCTCAAATCCCGTTGGTCCGGTGAATGCTTGAGTCACAAACAAGCATCTGGATCTTGGCCTTCGTCATCAATCATAAGTAATGGGTTAAGTGCACCAGGTTTCACATCACCTCAATTCAATTGCCACTAAATGCAGATGAGATGAGAACATAGGCTTCCTAGTTTATGCTGGCGACCAATCTTGTGATCTTTTCAGCTCATCTACTAGCACCATAATAATGCAATCTAAAGCATGCAAGGTACAACAAATAGGAAATGGCAAAGATTGGTGGTGATTATCCTTTTTATGTATTGTATTTGCACCCTGAAGATTTCCATTTTCATATCTTTCAAATGAAACGGAGTTTGTAGTTGAAATTTCCGGGGATTTAGCTCATAACTTTACCTTCAGCTTTGCAATTTTTCAGAAAATTTGGGAAGTTCTACATATGATTCTGCCGAATTTATACCATTTTCAGTTTTTTGCCCATTTGCAGCCCATGTTTTTTTTCTGCAGGCCTCCCCTCATGACCCACCCAAAATACAGCCTTCCTTGACATTTTTCTGCAGGCCTGATGGCCCATACAATACGAGTACAGGCCCACAAGCGAACAAACCCATCATGATGATGGTTGGATCGAAAATAAAAATTATGATCCATTCAGGCCCATCACTCTGCTCTGCGTCTGCATTCATTCAGATAGAATACGAGTATACAAGCCCAGAAGCCCATCATGGATTGGACCGAAGATAACAATGACGATCCATGTAGGCCCATTAGAATTTTGCTTATTTTATTTGATCCACCACTCATCCTGCAGATTTGAagtctttttcttttatcttttttttggcGAAATGCAGGTTTGAAGTCAGTTTCGTAAAGAAACTTTCTTTGACAATACAATCGCATTGTTAAAGTCTTACAGATCGTATTTGTTTGGCTACAGCACGAAGCGGTATAGCCATTGACAGCACTAGCCCAAACTGCTCCGCCATGTCTACGCCACCAACTTGGCCGTCAGGAAGCGTCCACTCAAACCGATGCAGCAGCGAGGCAAGCATCAGATGCAGCATCCTGTCAGCAAGCGGCATCCCAAGGCAAATCCGTCTCCCGGCGCCGAACGGGATGAGCTCAAAGTTCGTCCCCACGAAGCTGACGTCCCTGTCCGCGAACCTCTCCGGCATGAACTTCTCCGGATCATCCCACACCTTCGCCCTCCGGCAAATGTCCCATAGATTCACGTACACGGTTGTTCCTTTGGGGATCTTGTAACCTTGGATCTCTACCGTGGCCTCGGCCTTGTTGAGACCTATTGGGACAGTGGGGTGGAGCCGTAGCGTCTCCTTGACGACGGCTTGGAGGTAAGAGAGTTTGGCGATGTCGGATTCGACGACATGTGTTCTTGCGCCTAGAACACGTTTGAGCTCCTCTTGGACCTTCTCCATCAACCTTGGGTTTTGGAGGAGCTCCGCCATTGCCCACTCTATTGTGCTTGTAGTCGATCCACTTCCGGCGACGAGCAAGTCCTGGTGAATTTATGTATGTATATACTAAATAAATTTTTGAGAATTGAAACGTGTTAAATTTTGGATTGCCAAAACTTTTGTTTGCCAAAATTACGAGTTACTAGAATGCATTTGTTATTACCATGAACATTCCTCTCGTGGCGTCCTGGTTCATCACCAACCCTTCCCCGTCCACCTCGCCCTCCATCTCCATGTCAAGCGCCGCGTCCAACAAGTCATTCTtccgcggctcgccggccgcccggcgacgccgccggacCTCCACCTGCCGGTCGATCACCCCGTACGTCCACCCGACGAGCTTCTCCATCCGGTGTCTCACGCCGAGCAGGTCGGCGGCCGCGAGCGCCGGGAAGTAGTCGGAGATGTTTGGTGCGCCGGCGATCACCACGGCCTCCCGCACCACGTCCCAGAGCTCGCGCGCCGTCGCGGGGTCCAGCTCCTCGGAGAACATGCTCCGCCACAGCACGCTGGCCACACGCGGGAACACCACGCGCGCCACGGCCACCTCCACCGGCGACACCGCGCGCGCGAGCTTGCGCGCCTCGTCCTCCCTCACGGCGCGCAGCTCGGCGAGCCGCCGCGGAGCGAACACCTCCTCCGCGCAGAGCTTCCGCAGggcgcgccaccggcggcgcggcgggagcgCGATGATGGAGTGGCCGTGGTGCCCGCACGCGTGCCACGCGTCCATGCctccgcggccggcgaggtcgccgTTGTGGCGGTGCAGGATCTCCCTGGCGGCGTCTCTGGACgaggcgacgacggcgcggacgccgccgaggcggaCGGACACGAGCGGTCCGTACCGGTTGGCGAGGCCGGCGAACGCCCTGTGGGGCGGGTCCCTGCCGATGTTGTGGAGGTTGCCGATGACCGGTAACCGGCGAGGGCcaggcgggaggcggcggtgggcgtCGATGAGCGGTTGGAAGATGTAGGTGGTAACAAAGATGAGGAGCGAGGAgatgcagaggaggaagaaagccaTGATCTTGTTTCCAACTCTATGTTTGCATTGCATGCCTTCAATATAGATTTTGTAACATGGTTAGATTTCATGCAAGAGTTGCTCGCAAGAATTACAAAactttattttaatttttggtGGTTTTGTTGTACTAGCTAGCTCAAAGATGACTGTAGGAAAATGAACAATAATACTTAGCGGTCTTGAATTTGGATGAATGATATGATGTACTAGTGTTGCACGGATCAAAGTGACTGTAGGAAAATGAACAATAATAAGGACTCCAGCACTGCGACATGATAGATGCATGTGACGTTGCCACTTCACACACCATGATCGTTTCAATTCTAAAAGCTACTGATATTGCCATCAGACATAAGTTTAGATACGCATCCATGATATCGATATGGTGTTTATTAGATCCACATCATTGATCGTTTTAATATGAATATATGCGCTACAGATTGATTGCAAATGCTATATATACATTATTGGGAAAATAGTTTAAGTGAATAAACTCTACCATTTTCACTTGGAACGATTTCAGCCTTGGAGTAGTCTGGTGTACACGTACGCCTTGATTGAATTATTGATCCATCATTGCTAGCTAATAGGTAGTACATCCATATTATTGTACAGTCGtactttttagaaaaaaaatgtgccAACTCCGACAATTTTTCTTATATGcatttatttttgttgttttATTGAGAAATTTTGCCGACTGCGAGAAATTGTGCCAACAAGTAGTAAATGTTTTTGCCGTTGAAGAATATAGTGCTAGCATCTGTGCACGAAATaacaaaattattttttgttaAATATAATACAACAACACTTTCTTTAAAATCATCTCCTTAATTTTCAATATGGTGCCATGATAGTATATATGTGGGGTGGAAACTATGCCACCAATGTTCAGTGCCCTGCTATAATCTCTCATCGGATTTATTATTTTTCAATACCAGTTCATCAACATGTGCTCTTGCACGGGCTAATACTTTTAAAAACTATtacatttaaaaattatttagaaattagacaTGATAATATATATGTGGGGTGGAAACTATGCCACCAATGTTCGGTGCCCTGCTATAATGTGACATCgtggcccaaggcttaataggattgatagaatactcataccaacaagttgcaattTGTTTttcggaagctcatcctcaaagaactccagggttaagcgtgcttggcctaGAGCAATTttgggatgggtgaccgaccgggaagttcttccTGGGTGTGCACGAGTGAGCACAAAGTGcgtagaaaagacttgtgttggtctgtgagggaattcttgatatcctagaaagctgccaggtgtaagcgggcccggcctcggggggcgggacgccacaTATAATCTCTCCTCGGATTTATCATTTTTCAATACTAGTCCATGTGCTCCCACACGGGCTAATACTtttaaaaactattatatttgaaaactatttagaaattagacttctagctaataatcatAATTGTTTAcatactactctcttattttttaatactttaAAATAATACTCATAATACTTACCTTTGTcgagttgtgattgatttttaattagtaattactctatacattttttcatccacattcatagttttttcattttgtatcgcacctcaaCACATTGTGTTTAGTATAAAAATCAATAATTTTCATAACGTTCTCAAtatatgtataaatggtctacatggtgacacctatcatgcatatataccttaccTTAGTATCtatatattaacaatgacataaataggtaattcagaatcatatattagtttacttttggacatttctatatgatgaatatgaagataattagattaaaatttagttgtttactttaggttatttttaataatgacatatgtgggtaacttagatacaaatttagaat
This genomic window from Setaria viridis chromosome 8, Setaria_viridis_v4.0, whole genome shotgun sequence contains:
- the LOC117834646 gene encoding geraniol 8-hydroxylase, with the protein product MQCKHRVGNKIMAFFLLCISSLLIFVTTYIFQPLIDAHRRLPPGPRRLPVIGNLHNIGRDPPHRAFAGLANRYGPLVSVRLGGVRAVVASSRDAAREILHRHNGDLAGRGGMDAWHACGHHGHSIIALPPRRRWRALRKLCAEEVFAPRRLAELRAVREDEARKLARAVSPVEVAVARVVFPRVASVLWRSMFSEELDPATARELWDVVREAVVIAGAPNISDYFPALAAADLLGVRHRMEKLVGWTYGVIDRQVEVRRRRRAAGEPRKNDLLDAALDMEMEGEVDGEGLVMNQDATRGMFMDLLVAGSGSTTSTIEWAMAELLQNPRLMEKVQEELKRVLGARTHVVESDIAKLSYLQAVVKETLRLHPTVPIGLNKAEATVEIQGYKIPKGTTVYVNLWDICRRAKVWDDPEKFMPERFADRDVSFVGTNFELIPFGAGRRICLGMPLADRMLHLMLASLLHRFEWTLPDGQVGGVDMAEQFGLVLSMAIPLRAVAKQIRSVRL